The Streptomyces sp. NBC_01197 genome window below encodes:
- a CDS encoding NHL domain-containing thioredoxin family protein — protein MNEVTPAPRRARVRAPELVGKGGWLNTGGQQYSLADLRGRIVLLDFWTFCCINCLHVLDELRELEQRHSDTVVIIGVHSPKFVHEAEHRAVVDAVERYGVHHPVLDDPELATWKQYAVRAWPTLVVVDPEGYVVAQHAGEGHAHAIEALVGELEAEHAAKGTLRRGDGPYVAPEPVATDLRFPGKVIALPSGNLLVSDTTRHQLVELEPDGETVVRRIGGQGVFNEPQGLALLPGGKVAVADTVHHAIRTYDPETGEIALVAGTGKQWWQGSPTSGPALGVALSSPWDLAWFGGRLWIAMAGVHQLWTYDLESGTVEVAAGTTNEGLVDGPAADAWFAQPSGLSAAGERLWIADSETSALRWIDRDSTGGAVVHTAVGTGLFDFGHRDGDAGQALLQHPLGVTALPDGSVAVSDTYNHALRRYDPATGEVTTLATDLREPSDAVLAGDDIVVVESARHRLTRLRLPDEAVRVESVAHRTQRAATDVAPGTLRVDVIFQAPAGQKLDLRYGPSTRLLVSATPPELLLDGDGAGTDLFRDVALNPDVTEGVLHVSAMAASCDDDPANPYPACHVHQQDWGVPVRVTDEGTARLPLVLAGMDG, from the coding sequence ATGAACGAAGTGACTCCCGCACCCCGTCGCGCCCGTGTCCGCGCCCCCGAGCTGGTCGGCAAGGGCGGCTGGCTCAACACGGGCGGGCAGCAGTACTCCCTCGCTGACCTGCGGGGACGCATCGTCCTTCTGGATTTTTGGACCTTCTGCTGCATCAACTGCCTGCACGTCCTCGATGAGCTGCGCGAGCTGGAGCAGCGGCACAGCGACACGGTCGTGATCATCGGGGTGCACTCCCCGAAGTTCGTGCACGAGGCCGAGCACCGGGCCGTGGTCGACGCCGTCGAGCGGTACGGGGTGCACCACCCCGTCCTCGACGATCCCGAGCTAGCCACCTGGAAGCAGTACGCCGTCCGGGCCTGGCCGACGCTCGTGGTGGTCGACCCCGAGGGGTACGTCGTCGCCCAGCACGCCGGTGAGGGGCACGCGCACGCCATCGAGGCGCTGGTCGGCGAGCTGGAGGCCGAGCACGCCGCCAAGGGCACGCTGCGGCGCGGCGACGGTCCGTACGTCGCGCCCGAGCCGGTCGCCACCGATCTGCGGTTCCCCGGCAAGGTGATCGCGCTGCCGAGCGGCAATCTGCTCGTGTCGGACACCACCCGCCACCAGTTGGTCGAGCTGGAGCCGGACGGCGAGACCGTCGTACGGCGCATCGGCGGCCAGGGCGTGTTCAACGAGCCGCAGGGGCTCGCGCTGCTGCCCGGCGGGAAGGTCGCGGTCGCCGACACCGTCCACCACGCCATCCGCACGTACGACCCGGAGACCGGCGAGATCGCGCTCGTCGCGGGTACCGGGAAGCAGTGGTGGCAGGGGTCGCCGACCAGTGGGCCCGCTCTCGGTGTGGCGCTCTCCTCGCCCTGGGACCTGGCCTGGTTCGGCGGGCGGCTGTGGATCGCCATGGCGGGCGTCCACCAGCTGTGGACGTACGACCTGGAGAGCGGCACCGTCGAGGTGGCGGCCGGGACCACCAACGAGGGGCTGGTCGACGGGCCGGCCGCCGACGCGTGGTTCGCGCAGCCGTCCGGCCTCTCGGCTGCCGGGGAACGGCTGTGGATCGCCGACTCCGAGACGTCCGCGCTGCGCTGGATCGACCGGGATTCCACCGGGGGCGCCGTGGTGCACACCGCCGTCGGCACCGGGCTCTTCGACTTCGGCCACCGGGACGGCGACGCCGGACAGGCCCTGCTCCAGCACCCGTTGGGCGTGACGGCGCTGCCCGACGGTTCGGTCGCGGTGTCCGACACGTACAACCACGCGCTGCGCCGCTACGACCCCGCCACCGGTGAAGTGACCACGCTGGCAACGGATTTGCGGGAGCCGAGCGACGCGGTGCTCGCCGGGGACGACATCGTCGTGGTGGAGTCCGCGCGGCACCGGCTGACCCGGCTGCGGCTGCCGGACGAGGCGGTACGGGTGGAGAGCGTCGCCCACCGCACGCAGCGGGCCGCCACCGATGTCGCGCCCGGCACGCTCCGGGTGGACGTGATCTTCCAGGCGCCCGCCGGGCAGAAGCTCGACCTGCGGTACGGCCCGTCCACCCGGCTGCTGGTATCCGCGACCCCGCCCGAGCTGCTGCTCGACGGGGACGGTGCCGGTACCGACCTCTTCCGGGACGTGGCGCTGAACCCCGATGTCACCGAGGGCGTGCTCCATGTCTCGGCGATGGCCGCCTCCTGCGACGACGACCCGGCCAACCCGTACCCGGCCTGCCATGTGCATCAGCAGGACTGGGGCGTTCCCGTCCGTGTGACGGACGAGGGGACGGCCCGGCTGCCGCTGGTGCTGGCGGGGATGGACGGCTGA